One stretch of Eretmochelys imbricata isolate rEreImb1 chromosome 1, rEreImb1.hap1, whole genome shotgun sequence DNA includes these proteins:
- the LOC144278061 gene encoding olfactory receptor 52R1-like, whose protein sequence is MQETPFCLRVGQLLPYSMSDSNTNNFTNPSTFILLGIPGLEAAHVWISIPFCTMYAIAILGNVTILFIVKTEPSLHGPMYYFLCMLAVTDLVLSTTIFPKMLSIFWFNSREIDFSACLTQMYFIHSFSAMESGIFAAMALDRYVAICHPLRHSTILTNPMVAKIGLAMVLRCGIFSLPYPFLARQWPYCRTNIIPQTLCVHMAVVNLACADIRISSYYGLFVQFSVMGLDVIFIVVSYIQILRAIFSLPTKEARLKTFRTCGSHLFVILTFYVPRLFISLLYRFGQNVALNFHVLVSRVYFLMPPMLNPIIYGVRTKQIWDRLLQLFTHEGA, encoded by the coding sequence ATGCAGGAGACACCGTTCTGCCTCAGAGTTGGACAACTTCtcccctactccatgtcagattccaacacaaaCAACTTCACCAATCCCTCCACCTTCAttctgctgggcattcctggcctagaggcagcccatgtctggatctccatccccttctgcaccatgtATGCTATAGCCATCTTGGGGAACGTCACCATCCTGTTCATTGTGAAGACAGAGCCAagcctccatgggcccatgtactatttcctctgcatgctggctgtcacTGACCTGGTCCTCTCTACGACCATCTTCCCCAAAATgttgagcatcttctggttcaattccagagAGAtcgatttcagtgcctgcctcacccagatgtacttcattcACAGCTTCTCAGCGATGGAGTCTGGGATCTTTGCGGCCATGGCTCTggatcgctacgtggccatctgccatcccctgagacattctaCCATCCTGACAAACCCCATGGTGGCCAAGATTGGCCTGGCCATGGTGCTACGCTGTGGCATTTTCTCACTGCCCTATCCCTTCCTGGCGAGGCaatggccatattgcagaaccaacatcatcccACAGACATTATGTGTGCACATGGCCGTGGTGAATCTGGCCTGCGCCGACATCCGCATCAGTAGTTACTACGGACTCTTTGTGCAATTCAGTGTGATGGGTCTGGATGTGATTTTTATTGTTGTGTCCTATATCCAGATCCTtagggccatcttcagcctccccacaaaggaaGCTCGGCTCAAGACTTTTCGGACCTGCGGCTCCCACCTCTTTGTCATTTTAACCTTTTACGTCCCACGTCTCTTCATTTCCCTCCTGTACCGGTTTGGCCAGAATGTGGCTCTGAATTTCCATGTTCTCGTTTCCAGAGTTTACTTCTTGAtgccccccatgctaaaccccatcatctatggGGTAAGGACCAAACAGATCTGGGAcaggctgctccagctctttactCATGAAGGAGCCTAA